The following coding sequences are from one Streptomyces dengpaensis window:
- a CDS encoding NUDIX hydrolase — protein MPLPGTRPRAHVSRSQNGSSCTRGPALRPARSTALRHRHVEKEKVSPHRSVIGLHLVLVQGDRVLLGLRAGTAWCDGWWHVPAGHLEEGESFLAGMVREAREELGIALEEADLVVAHTVHDYDPKTRESRLQVFFTANQYAGRPHVAEPDKCAELQWWLLSALPEKLVRYTRQALICIRRGQSASTVGWPDAC, from the coding sequence ATGCCATTACCTGGCACGAGGCCGCGTGCGCATGTGTCGCGTTCGCAGAACGGATCGTCCTGCACCCGGGGGCCTGCCTTGCGGCCCGCGCGGTCAACTGCCCTTCGTCACCGGCATGTCGAGAAGGAGAAGGTGTCGCCCCACCGTTCTGTGATCGGACTTCACTTAGTCCTGGTTCAGGGCGACCGGGTGCTGCTCGGTCTCCGTGCGGGCACTGCTTGGTGTGACGGATGGTGGCATGTTCCGGCCGGCCATCTTGAGGAGGGGGAGTCCTTCCTCGCAGGCATGGTCCGTGAGGCTCGGGAGGAGCTGGGCATCGCTCTCGAAGAGGCGGACTTGGTGGTCGCGCACACGGTCCATGACTACGACCCCAAGACTCGCGAGAGTCGGCTCCAAGTCTTCTTCACCGCCAATCAGTACGCCGGGCGGCCTCATGTCGCGGAACCTGATAAGTGCGCGGAGCTGCAGTGGTGGCTGCTCTCGGCTCTGCCAGAGAAGCTCGTGCGCTACACCCGTCAGGCCCTGATCTGTATTCGGCGGGGCCAGAGCGCGAGCACGGTGGGGTGGCCCGATGCCTGCTGA
- a CDS encoding class I SAM-dependent methyltransferase, whose protein sequence is MTITDPADYWDPLWASGRRYRSLGPEEQQLTRHFLSAGRGRPALDIGCGDGTLARYLHADLGYRTTAIDCSSAALKIAQAEQNANDGPVFQQLDIETGDTSVLPDAGYALVTCRLVFAFIKDKPAFLDRIRCLLPPGGTFWLVTPLAERLPEERKSIGITMQQAELLTASWSSVRSEDLDSMRCYALRP, encoded by the coding sequence ATGACGATCACCGACCCGGCCGATTACTGGGACCCGCTCTGGGCCTCGGGGCGCCGCTACCGCAGCCTCGGCCCCGAGGAACAACAGCTGACCCGCCACTTCCTCAGCGCCGGCCGCGGCCGGCCCGCGCTCGACATCGGCTGCGGCGACGGCACGCTCGCCCGGTACCTGCACGCCGACCTGGGATACCGCACCACGGCGATCGACTGCTCCTCCGCCGCTCTGAAGATCGCCCAGGCCGAGCAAAACGCGAACGACGGCCCGGTCTTCCAGCAGCTGGACATCGAGACCGGCGACACCAGTGTGCTTCCCGACGCCGGCTACGCCCTCGTCACCTGCCGCCTGGTGTTCGCCTTCATCAAGGACAAGCCCGCATTCCTCGACCGCATCCGATGCCTCCTCCCGCCCGGCGGAACCTTCTGGCTGGTGACCCCTCTTGCTGAACGCCTCCCGGAGGAACGGAAATCGATCGGAATCACTATGCAGCAGGCGGAATTGCTGACCGCGTCCTGGTCATCGGTACGAAGCGAAGACCTGGACTCGATGCGCTGCTACGCCCTGCGCCCCTGA
- a CDS encoding ATP-binding cassette domain-containing protein, with amino-acid sequence MKRLLKRVWKREQTVSESEVALFGGALRYDFGWVRHEYARLDTKFGQAARMLPALMGSTLRLAWQADRRALLTIGIAEVGQSITQAAGLLVTNQVIQALLKDGDNVSRLHAALPALIAGCIIAVVGTVLACLSTAGTGRLEPKVERLATEQFLEGAARAELEAIEDGEFRTLLDSAYFGAQSSRTMIGVCVAVVNGVFSLVAAAGVVTVLSPVLLPLLLLIALPRGWGAMHVARRRYASRMQWIEHERAKRLVNNLITARESATEIRVHQVGPFLLDHFHEMGQTAEAEQTRLADGRAVTELIAAAMAGLASAATFAGLGALWLTGHMSAATVATAALAIRTGSASLGALVDNVLRLHEESLYVRDLDRFRDEAERRAIPTGGQPVSDFPDQVTFENVSFTYPDRDTPALHEVTLTFPRGAVIALVGANGSGKSTAVKLLAGLHRPTAGRVLWGQTDLVEADRVDIFRHVAALDQGFQRWPFTLRTNIQIGQPERNADDDITRAAAYSGADKLATALPRGLSTLLARQFRGGQELSGGQWQTVGQARLRHRQASLVIADEPTSALDPEAEIESFERIRRLADEGKTVVLVSHRMAGVQHADIIYVLDEGHLVESGSHQELMARPDSPYRRMYLMQANQYGTAAPLVLPTPSANGESHAASTPD; translated from the coding sequence GTGAAGAGGCTCCTGAAACGGGTCTGGAAGAGGGAACAGACCGTCTCCGAGTCCGAGGTCGCGCTCTTCGGTGGGGCGCTTCGCTATGACTTCGGCTGGGTGCGCCACGAGTACGCGCGGCTGGACACCAAATTCGGGCAGGCCGCCCGGATGCTGCCGGCGCTGATGGGCAGCACCCTGCGCCTGGCCTGGCAGGCGGACCGCCGTGCCCTGTTGACCATCGGGATCGCCGAGGTGGGCCAGAGCATCACCCAAGCCGCCGGGCTGCTGGTCACCAACCAGGTGATCCAAGCCCTGCTCAAGGACGGAGACAACGTCTCCCGGCTGCACGCCGCACTGCCGGCCCTGATCGCCGGCTGCATCATCGCGGTGGTCGGCACCGTCCTGGCCTGCTTGTCGACGGCGGGGACCGGGCGGCTGGAGCCGAAGGTGGAGAGGCTGGCCACCGAGCAGTTCCTGGAGGGCGCCGCCCGCGCGGAACTCGAGGCCATCGAAGACGGCGAGTTCCGCACGCTCCTGGACTCGGCGTACTTCGGCGCCCAGTCCTCCCGCACCATGATCGGCGTCTGCGTGGCCGTGGTGAACGGCGTGTTCTCCCTCGTCGCCGCGGCCGGCGTGGTCACGGTCCTCAGCCCGGTACTGCTGCCGCTGCTGCTGCTCATCGCGCTGCCCCGTGGCTGGGGCGCCATGCATGTGGCCCGGCGTCGCTACGCGTCCCGGATGCAGTGGATCGAGCACGAGCGGGCCAAGCGCCTGGTCAACAACCTCATCACCGCCCGGGAATCTGCTACGGAGATCCGCGTTCACCAGGTCGGCCCCTTCCTGCTCGATCACTTCCACGAGATGGGCCAGACCGCCGAGGCCGAACAGACCCGTCTTGCCGACGGCCGTGCGGTCACCGAACTGATCGCCGCGGCCATGGCCGGCCTCGCGTCGGCGGCCACGTTTGCGGGCCTGGGCGCTTTGTGGCTGACCGGCCACATGAGCGCCGCCACCGTTGCCACGGCCGCGCTCGCGATCCGTACCGGCTCAGCAAGCCTTGGCGCCCTCGTCGACAACGTCCTGCGGCTGCACGAGGAGTCCCTCTACGTCCGCGACCTCGACCGCTTCCGTGACGAAGCCGAACGCCGGGCCATCCCCACGGGCGGCCAGCCCGTGAGCGACTTTCCCGACCAGGTCACCTTCGAGAACGTGTCGTTCACCTACCCCGACCGCGACACTCCCGCCCTGCACGAGGTGACCCTGACCTTCCCACGCGGGGCCGTCATCGCCCTGGTCGGCGCGAACGGCAGCGGCAAGTCCACCGCGGTGAAGCTCCTCGCCGGCCTGCACCGGCCCACGGCCGGCCGCGTCCTGTGGGGGCAGACCGATCTCGTCGAGGCCGACCGGGTGGACATCTTCCGGCACGTGGCCGCTCTCGATCAGGGCTTCCAGCGCTGGCCCTTCACCCTGCGAACCAACATCCAGATCGGCCAGCCGGAACGCAACGCGGACGACGACATCACCCGCGCTGCCGCCTACTCGGGCGCCGACAAGCTTGCCACCGCTCTTCCCCGCGGTCTCAGCACCCTGCTGGCCCGGCAGTTCCGCGGCGGCCAGGAACTGTCCGGGGGGCAGTGGCAGACGGTCGGGCAAGCCCGGCTGCGCCATCGGCAGGCGAGCCTCGTCATCGCTGATGAGCCCACCTCCGCCCTCGACCCCGAGGCCGAGATCGAGTCCTTCGAACGCATCCGCCGCCTGGCCGATGAAGGCAAGACCGTCGTGCTGGTCAGCCACCGCATGGCCGGCGTCCAGCACGCCGACATCATCTATGTCCTGGACGAGGGGCACCTCGTGGAGAGCGGTTCCCACCAGGAACTCATGGCGCGGCCTGATTCCCCCTACCGGCGCATGTACCTCATGCAGGCCAACCAGTACGGCACCGCCGCGCCACTGGTGCTGCCGACTCCCTCAGCCAACGGCGAATCACATGCCGCCAGCACCCCCGACTAA
- a CDS encoding MFS transporter yields MPHRSEPDTPGSLWRDRDFRHYAFAQGISVTGSGVTTIALSVLAVVDLHASTFNVALIAFASKLPPLLLSLHAGVLADRRRKRPLIITCDLLCAAVLLTLPTAQLLARITLIHLYAVAFTVAALQVIGSNASISYLPALLGPGRIKDGNSKMGANNSLADLIGTNSGGVLVTALGAARAVTVDAASYLVSALLLWRIKHREDPSPARTAGTSHWAEIREGLTYTLHTPVVCSIVLSNAATSFVLAASSALWSLYLLRELHWSPTALGIVMGAGGVGGVLGALVWQPLERRWGPGRVMLGALALNPLAQIPLVLAGPGLGGQIAIGAGMVVQTGAAVCHGGLQRAVRQELAPDHLQGRAQATGAWLAFSLRPFAALAAGALGTLLGLRLTLTLITAALVVPFLVLWNSPVRALGPAAPISLTPTEEPANP; encoded by the coding sequence GTGCCGCACCGATCCGAACCCGACACCCCAGGAAGCCTGTGGCGGGACAGAGACTTCCGGCACTACGCCTTCGCCCAGGGCATCAGCGTTACCGGAAGTGGCGTGACCACGATCGCGCTGTCCGTCCTGGCCGTCGTCGACCTGCACGCCTCCACCTTCAACGTTGCGCTGATCGCCTTCGCCTCCAAACTCCCACCCCTGCTGCTGTCCCTCCACGCCGGCGTCCTGGCCGACCGCCGCCGCAAACGCCCCCTGATCATCACCTGCGACCTGCTCTGCGCCGCCGTCCTGCTCACCCTCCCCACCGCCCAACTCCTCGCCCGCATCACCCTGATCCACCTCTACGCGGTCGCCTTCACGGTGGCCGCCCTGCAGGTCATCGGCAGCAACGCGTCCATCAGCTACCTGCCCGCCCTCCTCGGCCCAGGCCGGATCAAGGACGGCAACTCCAAGATGGGCGCCAACAACTCCCTGGCCGACCTGATCGGCACCAACTCCGGCGGCGTCCTCGTTACGGCGCTCGGTGCGGCCCGCGCCGTCACCGTCGATGCCGCCTCCTACCTGGTCAGCGCGCTGCTCCTGTGGCGCATCAAGCACCGTGAGGACCCGTCTCCCGCCCGCACGGCGGGCACGAGCCACTGGGCGGAAATCCGTGAGGGCCTCACCTACACCCTGCACACCCCCGTCGTGTGCTCGATCGTGCTGTCGAATGCGGCCACCTCCTTCGTCCTGGCCGCCAGCAGCGCCCTGTGGTCGCTGTACCTGCTGCGCGAACTGCACTGGAGCCCGACCGCCCTCGGGATCGTCATGGGCGCCGGCGGCGTTGGCGGTGTCCTCGGAGCCCTCGTCTGGCAGCCCCTGGAACGACGCTGGGGCCCAGGCCGGGTGATGCTCGGCGCGCTCGCCCTCAACCCACTCGCCCAGATTCCCCTGGTCCTCGCCGGCCCCGGGCTCGGCGGGCAGATCGCCATCGGCGCTGGCATGGTCGTCCAAACTGGTGCCGCCGTGTGCCACGGCGGACTCCAGCGCGCCGTCCGCCAGGAACTCGCCCCCGACCATCTCCAAGGACGGGCCCAGGCCACCGGAGCCTGGCTCGCCTTCAGCCTGCGCCCGTTCGCCGCCCTCGCCGCCGGCGCCCTGGGCACCCTGCTCGGCCTGCGCCTCACCCTCACGCTCATCACCGCGGCCCTGGTCGTCCCGTTCCTCGTGCTGTGGAACTCACCCGTCCGCGCTCTCGGCCCCGCCGCCCCCATCTCCCTGACCCCGACCGAGGAGCCCGCCAACCCATGA
- a CDS encoding NUDIX domain-containing protein → MSGEPDTTEQTVGGPDRVVTDEQRAYWAQVEAPMASCTALITDADGRILVVDPTYKDGFDMPGGMVQAGETQIEGLERELAEELDLTGVPIGRFLVLDQVPAARYGRAMVVTVFHVGPLTDQQTQSLRFADGEISAAEFLPVEEALARLPRRLARRIQAAHAALLAGVPADLIDGKSHVLSSSAVSEAR, encoded by the coding sequence ATGTCCGGCGAACCTGACACCACCGAACAGACCGTCGGCGGCCCTGACCGCGTGGTCACCGACGAGCAGCGGGCGTACTGGGCCCAGGTCGAGGCGCCCATGGCCTCCTGCACCGCCTTGATCACCGATGCCGACGGCCGGATTCTCGTGGTTGACCCGACTTACAAGGACGGCTTCGACATGCCCGGCGGCATGGTGCAGGCCGGCGAAACGCAGATCGAGGGCCTGGAACGTGAACTGGCCGAGGAACTCGACCTGACCGGCGTGCCCATCGGCCGGTTCCTCGTCCTGGACCAGGTCCCCGCCGCCCGGTACGGGCGGGCCATGGTCGTCACGGTGTTCCACGTGGGTCCCCTCACCGACCAGCAGACACAGTCCCTGCGATTCGCGGACGGGGAGATCAGTGCCGCCGAGTTCCTCCCCGTCGAGGAGGCCCTCGCGCGGCTGCCGCGCCGCCTTGCCCGCCGCATCCAGGCGGCGCACGCCGCGCTGCTCGCCGGTGTGCCGGCCGATCTGATCGACGGCAAGTCCCACGTCCTGTCCAGCTCGGCCGTATCGGAGGCGCGGTGA
- a CDS encoding HAD family hydrolase — protein sequence MQLIVLWDVDHTLVDNAGVSKEIYASAFKDLAGRDAELPAPTEGRTDRAIMREMFAQHGLPVPQWESAQRALEKAGRGREEDLRRRGRVLPGVQEALKALATDSEICSSVLTGNIAANARVKLGAFGLDGLLDMPVGGYGEDSEDRARLVDAARARIHAAYGVAMMTPTVLIGDTPRDVRAAHDAEARCIAVASGIHSVAELRAAGADFLLPELTDTDGLLAHLRAAAA from the coding sequence GTGCAGCTCATCGTGCTCTGGGACGTGGACCACACCCTCGTAGACAACGCCGGCGTGAGCAAAGAGATCTACGCCAGTGCCTTCAAGGACCTCGCGGGGCGGGATGCCGAGCTGCCCGCGCCGACGGAAGGGCGCACGGACCGAGCGATCATGCGCGAGATGTTCGCCCAGCACGGTCTGCCGGTTCCCCAATGGGAGTCGGCGCAGCGGGCGCTGGAAAAAGCCGGGCGGGGCCGCGAGGAGGATCTGCGACGACGGGGCCGGGTTCTGCCCGGTGTCCAGGAGGCATTGAAGGCGCTCGCGACAGACTCCGAGATCTGCTCGTCGGTCCTCACGGGCAACATCGCGGCGAATGCGCGCGTCAAGCTGGGGGCTTTCGGTCTCGACGGCCTGCTCGACATGCCCGTGGGTGGGTACGGCGAGGACAGCGAGGACCGGGCCCGTCTCGTCGATGCTGCCCGGGCCCGGATTCACGCCGCCTATGGCGTGGCAATGATGACGCCGACCGTGCTGATCGGTGACACGCCTCGCGACGTGCGGGCGGCGCATGACGCCGAGGCGCGCTGTATTGCTGTCGCCTCGGGCATCCACTCGGTGGCGGAACTCCGTGCCGCTGGCGCCGACTTCCTCCTTCCGGAACTGACGGATACGGATGGCCTGTTGGCCCACCTGCGCGCAGCAGCGGCCTGA
- the hemC gene encoding hydroxymethylbilane synthase, producing the protein MGGKAVWVRELDRALAAARVDVTVSCAKDLPGPHERGTETTIGAVLPREDARDALVLPAGQPDATLDDLPPGSILGTSAPRRIAQLRTRYPYLTIQPVRGNLMPRLARLDAGEGDKPLDALVVSYAGLCRVSHADRATQLIPASVLAPATGAGTLVVEQRSGDTIAAHFLDAINDPATARLLAVERGVLAQLKGNCQTACSVHAHYTDKPHRIRVDAAVFHPSDGDAIHVAATGPADDLGGLVENITQLLHGEGVERLLPR; encoded by the coding sequence ATCGGCGGCAAGGCCGTCTGGGTACGCGAGCTGGACCGGGCGCTGGCCGCCGCACGCGTCGATGTCACCGTCTCGTGCGCCAAAGACCTCCCCGGGCCCCATGAGCGCGGCACCGAGACCACCATCGGCGCGGTTCTGCCCCGCGAAGACGCCCGGGACGCCCTTGTCCTCCCCGCCGGGCAGCCCGATGCCACGCTGGACGACCTCCCACCCGGAAGCATCCTCGGCACGAGCGCGCCGCGCCGCATCGCCCAACTCCGCACCCGCTACCCCTACCTCACCATCCAGCCGGTGCGCGGCAACCTGATGCCCAGACTCGCCCGCCTCGACGCCGGCGAAGGCGACAAGCCCCTCGACGCGCTCGTGGTCTCCTACGCCGGACTGTGCCGGGTGTCCCATGCGGACCGTGCCACACAGCTCATCCCGGCCTCGGTGCTGGCCCCGGCCACCGGCGCGGGCACGCTCGTCGTCGAGCAGCGAAGCGGCGACACCATCGCCGCCCACTTCCTCGACGCCATCAACGACCCCGCCACCGCCCGGCTGCTGGCCGTCGAGCGCGGCGTCCTCGCCCAGCTCAAAGGCAACTGCCAGACCGCCTGCTCAGTCCACGCCCACTACACCGACAAACCCCACCGGATCAGAGTCGACGCCGCCGTCTTCCATCCCTCCGACGGCGACGCGATCCACGTCGCAGCCACCGGACCGGCCGACGACCTCGGCGGCCTCGTGGAAAACATCACCCAGCTGCTGCACGGCGAAGGAGTCGAACGACTCCTGCCGCGCTGA
- a CDS encoding NUDIX domain-containing protein, producing the protein MPADDVREPVGLMAPEDYARSRAVFWGGAAVLFTDAEGRVLALDPAYRPGRLLLPGGSVDQAERPSAAAVREVTEELGLSLGVRQLLAVDWVSKGNPEFGKVYGFPGESVSIWDGGVLEESDIARIRLPEDEITSFDFLPPAQAASRMFPIEGRRMLAALRARIDRAGPAVLEDGETVGLGRALLRLNVIPRIAIGYQDIAWHPAMVPAVGLPVKQAWVWAFDPLGRVVVLVDPRDGHVVLPGGTVEMDDDGPKAAALREAAEEAALRLHDAAYLGYLLDPDGAVYGPGTGANARARYIARIDSLGPAAPDVATGITYGRLLVSPVQASELLGLGRAGAEQAEYAAQTAAARWGIPLSPPQAAIEIPHAGMAALLP; encoded by the coding sequence ATGCCTGCTGACGACGTGCGCGAGCCGGTGGGTTTGATGGCGCCGGAGGACTATGCGCGCTCACGCGCGGTTTTCTGGGGCGGGGCCGCGGTGCTCTTCACCGATGCAGAGGGCAGGGTTTTGGCCCTGGATCCCGCGTACCGGCCCGGAAGGCTGCTATTGCCCGGCGGGAGCGTGGACCAGGCGGAGCGGCCCTCGGCCGCGGCGGTGCGCGAGGTGACCGAGGAACTCGGGCTGTCCCTCGGTGTACGCCAGCTGCTGGCGGTGGACTGGGTCAGCAAGGGCAATCCGGAGTTCGGGAAGGTGTACGGCTTTCCCGGTGAATCCGTCTCCATCTGGGACGGTGGCGTCCTGGAGGAGAGTGACATCGCCCGGATTCGCTTGCCCGAGGACGAGATCACCTCGTTCGACTTCCTTCCGCCGGCCCAGGCCGCATCCCGGATGTTCCCGATCGAGGGGCGACGGATGCTCGCTGCCTTGCGCGCCCGGATCGACCGTGCCGGACCCGCTGTGCTGGAAGACGGTGAGACCGTCGGGCTCGGACGGGCACTGCTGCGATTGAACGTCATCCCGCGCATTGCGATCGGCTACCAGGACATCGCCTGGCACCCGGCCATGGTCCCCGCCGTCGGCCTTCCCGTGAAGCAAGCGTGGGTGTGGGCCTTCGACCCGCTCGGCCGGGTCGTCGTTCTCGTGGATCCGCGCGACGGCCATGTCGTCCTGCCGGGCGGAACGGTTGAAATGGACGATGACGGGCCGAAGGCGGCGGCACTGCGTGAAGCCGCCGAAGAGGCGGCTCTGCGCCTGCACGATGCTGCCTACCTTGGCTATCTCCTCGATCCGGACGGTGCGGTCTACGGCCCTGGCACAGGGGCGAACGCCCGGGCACGTTACATCGCACGCATCGACTCCCTGGGGCCGGCAGCACCGGATGTCGCGACCGGCATCACCTACGGCCGGCTGCTGGTCAGCCCGGTGCAGGCGAGCGAGCTGCTCGGCCTCGGACGCGCCGGAGCCGAACAGGCCGAGTACGCGGCTCAAACGGCGGCAGCCCGCTGGGGAATTCCGCTGAGTCCGCCGCAGGCCGCGATCGAGATCCCCCACGCGGGCATGGCGGCCCTCCTGCCCTGA
- a CDS encoding helix-turn-helix domain-containing protein produces the protein MRSPSQLDVPADLWDRERARRALAERDIATVLKHFRQYTGASQTTVGSLVGLAQSDISEIERGLRQVQSVDVLTRIAEGLGIPPARLGLGDDAADSDRRTRRNAHIPLPTAARVTETEQEQEQEQEDDVRRRELMAGALGLGASLIAGTRSEPAAATPAIHKPAAAMERALFEPVAGQPTSLKDLDTGLTTARELFSGARYSALGSALPSLIATAEATRDATTGRTRERAQAAVARSYVLATELAVKQHSEAAWATADRALIAARASGDPRPLSDAARVLAITMRRAGRSAAAVDFLARTATTLTAEKGQPQADTLAARVCLLMTAAYTAASGGRRSTALDLLQEAEETAGRIPQQNGKPAGLFTISASPAEVAMYRISSLTVLGTPDDAVPYVQRVVPAQLANTERVARYLTDTARMWHQLGDGRRTFSALRAIEHVAPEEVRRPAIRTLTADLLYTPGSLPGLREFAVRTGAVAA, from the coding sequence GTGCGCAGCCCCTCCCAGCTCGACGTTCCTGCCGATCTGTGGGATCGGGAAAGGGCCCGGCGAGCCCTCGCGGAACGCGACATCGCCACCGTGCTCAAGCACTTCCGGCAGTACACGGGCGCCAGCCAGACCACCGTGGGCTCCCTCGTCGGGCTCGCCCAGTCCGACATCAGTGAGATCGAGCGCGGACTGCGCCAAGTGCAGAGCGTCGACGTCCTGACCCGAATCGCCGAGGGACTGGGCATCCCGCCCGCCCGTCTGGGCCTCGGCGACGACGCAGCCGACTCCGACCGCCGGACGCGCCGCAACGCGCACATCCCCCTGCCGACGGCCGCTAGGGTGACCGAAACCGAGCAGGAGCAGGAGCAGGAGCAGGAGGACGATGTGCGACGTCGCGAACTCATGGCCGGTGCACTGGGACTCGGCGCCAGCCTGATCGCCGGCACCCGCTCCGAGCCCGCCGCAGCAACACCGGCCATCCACAAACCGGCCGCCGCCATGGAACGGGCCTTGTTTGAACCGGTGGCCGGACAGCCGACAAGCCTCAAAGACCTCGACACGGGGCTCACGACCGCCCGCGAGTTGTTCTCCGGCGCCCGCTACAGCGCTCTGGGAAGCGCCCTGCCCTCGCTCATTGCGACGGCGGAAGCGACCCGGGACGCCACCACCGGCCGCACGCGGGAGCGCGCCCAGGCAGCCGTCGCACGCTCCTACGTCCTGGCCACCGAACTCGCCGTCAAGCAACACTCCGAGGCTGCCTGGGCTACTGCCGACCGCGCCCTCATCGCCGCACGGGCAAGCGGTGACCCGCGCCCTCTCAGCGACGCCGCACGAGTCCTGGCCATCACCATGCGCCGCGCCGGTCGCAGTGCCGCCGCCGTCGACTTCCTCGCCCGGACCGCGACCACCCTCACCGCGGAGAAGGGCCAGCCGCAGGCCGACACCCTTGCCGCCCGCGTCTGCCTCCTCATGACCGCCGCTTACACCGCCGCCTCCGGAGGCCGCCGCAGTACCGCGCTCGACCTGCTCCAGGAAGCCGAAGAGACCGCCGGTCGAATCCCTCAACAGAACGGGAAACCAGCCGGGCTGTTCACGATCTCGGCAAGCCCCGCCGAGGTCGCGATGTACAGGATCAGCAGTCTCACAGTTCTCGGAACACCCGACGACGCCGTTCCGTACGTCCAACGTGTGGTGCCAGCGCAACTGGCCAACACCGAAAGAGTCGCGCGCTATCTCACCGACACAGCCCGCATGTGGCACCAACTTGGCGACGGGCGCCGCACCTTCAGCGCACTGCGAGCCATCGAACACGTCGCACCCGAAGAAGTCCGACGCCCCGCAATCCGCACGCTCACCGCCGATCTCCTCTACACCCCGGGAAGCCTGCCCGGCCTGCGGGAGTTCGCCGTACGCACCGGCGCCGTCGCCGCCTGA